In Saimiri boliviensis isolate mSaiBol1 chromosome 12, mSaiBol1.pri, whole genome shotgun sequence, one genomic interval encodes:
- the LOC101030431 gene encoding zinc finger protein 248 isoform X1 yields MNKFQEQVSFKDVCVDFTQEEWYLLNPAQKMLYRDVILENYSNLVSVGYCIPKPEVIFKIEQGEEPWILEKGFPSQCNPERKWKVDDVLESSQENEDDHFWELLFHNNKTVSAESGDKEKKTFNLGTDPVSLRNYPYKICDSCEMSLKNISGLIINKKNYSTKKPDEFNVCEKLLLDIRHEKIPFGDKSYKYDQKRNAINYHQDLSQPIFDQPFEYNKNGQGFHEEAAFLTNKRSQIGETVCKYNECGRTFIESLKLNVSQRTHLEMEPYGCSICGKSFCVDLRFGHQRALTKDNPYEYTEYGEVFCDNSAFIIHQGAYTRKILREYKVSDKTWEKSALLKHQIVHMGGKSYNYNENGSNFSKKSQLTQLRRAHTGEKTFECGECGKTFWEKSNLTQHQRTHTGEKPYECTECGKAFCQKPHLTNHQRTHTGEKPYECKQCGKTFCVKSNLTEHQRTHTGEKPYECNACGKSFCHRSALTVHQRTHTGEKPFICNECGKSFCVKSNLIVHQRTHTGEKPYKCNECGKTFCEKSALTKHQRTHTGEKPYECNACGKTFSQRSVLTKHQRIHTRVKALSTS; encoded by the exons atgaacaaattccag GAACAAGTGTCATTCAAGGATGTATGTGTGGACTTCACTCAGGAAGAGTGGTATCTGCTGAACCCTGCTCAGAAGATGCTATACAGAGATGTGATCCTGGAAAATTATAGCAATCTTGTCTCAGTag GGTATTGCATTCCTAAGCCAGAAGTGATCTTTAAGATCGAGCAAGGAGAAGAGCCCTGGATATTAGAGAAAGGATTCCCAAGCCAGTGCAACCCAG aaaggaaatggaaagttGATGACGTGTTAGAGAGCAGCCAGGAGAATGAAGATGACCATTTTTGGGAGCTTCTATtccacaacaacaaaacagtaagTGCAGAAAGtggagataaagaaaagaaaactttcaatTTGGGCACAGACCCtgtttctttaagaaattatCCCTATAAAATATGTGACTCATGTGAAatgagtttgaaaaatatttcaggcttaattattaataaaaagaactATTCCACAAAGAAGCCTGATGAGTTTAATGTATGTGAGAAATTGCTCCTTGATATTAGGCATGAGAAAATTCCTTTTGGAGATAAATCCTATAAATATGATCAAAAAAGGAATGCCATTAATTATCATCAGGATCTCAGTCAGCCAATTTTTGACCAACCATTCGAGTATAATAAAAATGGACAAGGCTTCCATGAAGAGGcagcatttttaacaaataagaGATCTCAGATAGGAGAGACAGTCTGTAAATATAATGAATGTGGAAGAACATTCATTGAAAGTTTAAAGCTCAATGTATCTCAAAgaactcatttggaaatggaGCCATATGGATGCAGTATTTGTGGGAAGTCCTTCTGTGTGGATTTAAGATTTGGACATCAGAGAGCTCTTACAAAGGACAATCCTTATGAATATACTGAATATGGGGAAGTCTTCTGTGACAACTCAGCTTTCATTATCCATCAAGGAGCATACACAAGAAAGATTCTCCGTGAATATAAAGTGAGTGACAAAACGTGGGAAAAGTCAGCTCTCTTAAAACATCAGATAGTACACATGGGGGGAAAGTCTTATAATTACAATGAGAATGGGAGTAATTTCAGCAAGAAGTCACAACTTACCCAGCTTCGGAGAGCTCACACAGGAGAAAAAACCTTTGAATGTGGTGAATGTGGGAAAACCTTCTGGGAGAAGTCAAACCTTACTCAACATCAGAGAACACATACAGGAGAGAAGCCCTATGAATGTactgaatgtgggaaagccttttgCCAGAAACCACACTTGACCAACCATCAGCGAACACATACAGGagaaaaaccctatgaatgtaagcaGTGTGGAAAAACATTCTGTGTGAAGTCAAACCTCACTGAACATCAGAGaacacacacaggggagaagccctatgaatGTAATGCATGTGGGAAATCCTTCTGCCACAGATCAGCCCTCACTGTCCATCAAAGAacacacacaggggagaaaccctttatatgtaatgaatgtggaaaaTCCTTCTGTGTGAAGTCAAACCTCATTGTACATCAAAGAACTCACACAGGGGAGAAACCCTATAAGTGTAATGAATGTGGAAAAACCTTCTGTGAAAAATCAGCTCTCACTAAACATCAGAGGActcacacaggggagaagccatACGAGTGCAATGCATGTGGGAAGACCTTTAGTCAGAGGTCAGTGCTCACcaaacatcagagaattcatacgAGGGTGAAAGCTCTTTCAACATCCTGA
- the LOC101030431 gene encoding zinc finger protein 248 isoform X2 — MNKFQEQVSFKDVCVDFTQEEWYLLNPAQKMLYRDVILENYSNLVSVERKWKVDDVLESSQENEDDHFWELLFHNNKTVSAESGDKEKKTFNLGTDPVSLRNYPYKICDSCEMSLKNISGLIINKKNYSTKKPDEFNVCEKLLLDIRHEKIPFGDKSYKYDQKRNAINYHQDLSQPIFDQPFEYNKNGQGFHEEAAFLTNKRSQIGETVCKYNECGRTFIESLKLNVSQRTHLEMEPYGCSICGKSFCVDLRFGHQRALTKDNPYEYTEYGEVFCDNSAFIIHQGAYTRKILREYKVSDKTWEKSALLKHQIVHMGGKSYNYNENGSNFSKKSQLTQLRRAHTGEKTFECGECGKTFWEKSNLTQHQRTHTGEKPYECTECGKAFCQKPHLTNHQRTHTGEKPYECKQCGKTFCVKSNLTEHQRTHTGEKPYECNACGKSFCHRSALTVHQRTHTGEKPFICNECGKSFCVKSNLIVHQRTHTGEKPYKCNECGKTFCEKSALTKHQRTHTGEKPYECNACGKTFSQRSVLTKHQRIHTRVKALSTS; from the exons atgaacaaattccag GAACAAGTGTCATTCAAGGATGTATGTGTGGACTTCACTCAGGAAGAGTGGTATCTGCTGAACCCTGCTCAGAAGATGCTATACAGAGATGTGATCCTGGAAAATTATAGCAATCTTGTCTCAGTag aaaggaaatggaaagttGATGACGTGTTAGAGAGCAGCCAGGAGAATGAAGATGACCATTTTTGGGAGCTTCTATtccacaacaacaaaacagtaagTGCAGAAAGtggagataaagaaaagaaaactttcaatTTGGGCACAGACCCtgtttctttaagaaattatCCCTATAAAATATGTGACTCATGTGAAatgagtttgaaaaatatttcaggcttaattattaataaaaagaactATTCCACAAAGAAGCCTGATGAGTTTAATGTATGTGAGAAATTGCTCCTTGATATTAGGCATGAGAAAATTCCTTTTGGAGATAAATCCTATAAATATGATCAAAAAAGGAATGCCATTAATTATCATCAGGATCTCAGTCAGCCAATTTTTGACCAACCATTCGAGTATAATAAAAATGGACAAGGCTTCCATGAAGAGGcagcatttttaacaaataagaGATCTCAGATAGGAGAGACAGTCTGTAAATATAATGAATGTGGAAGAACATTCATTGAAAGTTTAAAGCTCAATGTATCTCAAAgaactcatttggaaatggaGCCATATGGATGCAGTATTTGTGGGAAGTCCTTCTGTGTGGATTTAAGATTTGGACATCAGAGAGCTCTTACAAAGGACAATCCTTATGAATATACTGAATATGGGGAAGTCTTCTGTGACAACTCAGCTTTCATTATCCATCAAGGAGCATACACAAGAAAGATTCTCCGTGAATATAAAGTGAGTGACAAAACGTGGGAAAAGTCAGCTCTCTTAAAACATCAGATAGTACACATGGGGGGAAAGTCTTATAATTACAATGAGAATGGGAGTAATTTCAGCAAGAAGTCACAACTTACCCAGCTTCGGAGAGCTCACACAGGAGAAAAAACCTTTGAATGTGGTGAATGTGGGAAAACCTTCTGGGAGAAGTCAAACCTTACTCAACATCAGAGAACACATACAGGAGAGAAGCCCTATGAATGTactgaatgtgggaaagccttttgCCAGAAACCACACTTGACCAACCATCAGCGAACACATACAGGagaaaaaccctatgaatgtaagcaGTGTGGAAAAACATTCTGTGTGAAGTCAAACCTCACTGAACATCAGAGaacacacacaggggagaagccctatgaatGTAATGCATGTGGGAAATCCTTCTGCCACAGATCAGCCCTCACTGTCCATCAAAGAacacacacaggggagaaaccctttatatgtaatgaatgtggaaaaTCCTTCTGTGTGAAGTCAAACCTCATTGTACATCAAAGAACTCACACAGGGGAGAAACCCTATAAGTGTAATGAATGTGGAAAAACCTTCTGTGAAAAATCAGCTCTCACTAAACATCAGAGGActcacacaggggagaagccatACGAGTGCAATGCATGTGGGAAGACCTTTAGTCAGAGGTCAGTGCTCACcaaacatcagagaattcatacgAGGGTGAAAGCTCTTTCAACATCCTGA